One genomic region from Candidatus Neomarinimicrobiota bacterium encodes:
- a CDS encoding translation initiation factor IF-3 — translation MRLIGEAGEQMGIVSFDEAMESARSAGLDLVEVASNAEPPVCKIMDYGKLKYDQKKKDQESKKKQHIIRVKEVRFRPRISDHDLGIKLNRVKKFISEGNKVKITLMYRGREMARQDLGETLIRRIEETLSDVADVEKRGDLEGRRIAIVMAPK, via the coding sequence ATGAGACTTATCGGTGAAGCTGGTGAGCAGATGGGAATTGTCTCTTTTGATGAAGCGATGGAATCGGCAAGATCAGCAGGATTGGATTTGGTTGAGGTAGCCTCCAATGCAGAGCCTCCAGTTTGTAAAATCATGGACTATGGCAAACTGAAGTATGATCAGAAGAAAAAGGACCAGGAAAGCAAGAAAAAACAGCATATTATTCGTGTTAAAGAGGTTAGATTTCGCCCCCGAATCAGTGACCATGATTTGGGAATTAAGTTAAATCGTGTAAAGAAATTTATTTCTGAGGGCAACAAAGTTAAAATCACCCTCATGTACCGTGGTCGTGAGATGGCAAGGCAGGATCTTGGCGAAACATTGATTCGTCGGATTGAAGAAACTTTGAGTGATGTTGCTGATGTAGAGAAGCGAGGCGACCTTGAAGGCAGACGAA